TACCTGCATCAACAATGCAAATATAGGAGCACGACCTATAGCAGCCTTAGTACAAGGAGGTATGCAGGGCCATTTTTATAATGGAGTAATGGATGAATTACGTATTTACAATAGAGTGCTTGACACCAGCGATATCGATGCGTTATTCAATCTAGATTCCTCCACACTAGCCGCTGTCCCTTATATTGAGACAGCCGAACCAAATATCAATATAACTAAATTAAATGGAATTATAAATATCCTATCTGATCTGCAAATAGAAAAGGTGAAAATATATGATATGATGGGTAGACAAGTTTACACAAAAACAGTAAATGCTCTTGCTACACAAATAACTGATATGTCAAACCAAAACGGGAACAACTGCTACATTATCGAAATCCTTTGCAAAAACAATCTGCCCGTTCGCCAAAAAATAATACTGTAGTACACATAATGATGCACCCGATGGGGTTTACAAAATATTTTCCTTATGCAGGCCGGTTGCAATCCGATAATTATCGGGACGGATTGAGTTTCGGTATAAGTTTAAGAATTGCTATTATCCAGACGCGAGCACAGATGGAAGTCGGGTTGAAAAAAACAACACAATCTAAAACAAAAAAAGGAGCCTAGTAGTAAAACTAGACCCCTTTATAATTATTATTGTGGCCAACTATTAACCCCGCCAAGACGGGAGCCATTAACCATTAACTTAGTATTTAATCAACCTAACCGTCGATGACTGTTCGCCTTTGGCTAAGTGGAGAATATAAACACCCGCTGCCTTGTCGCTCAAATCAACTGTATATATGTTCTTGTTCAAATAAGAAACAGTTACCACGATTTGTTTGCCCGCTATGTCAGTAATATATAATTGTTTCACCTCAACACCCGCTGGCATCTCAATATTAAACACGCCTTGCGATGGGTTGGGATATACTTTTACTAATAAATTGTTTGTAGTTGCTATGACACCTCCCCAAACTACTGTAGATTTAACTGACATGCCCTTGCAGCCATTTGCATCGGTCACCTCCACAGTATAGTCGCCGTTACTATATACTTTCAGTTTCTGTGTGGTGGCTCCTGTTATGGCTACACCATTTTTGTACCATTGATAGGTACTGAACGCCGTTGTAGATAATTCGTTGTTAGGTATGTCCTGTGTGATTGTTGGTACTGGAAGTGGATTTACAAACACATTCACTGCCGCAGTGGTGGCTTTGCAACCATTATTGTCAGTTATCTTGGCAGTATAAGGGCCAGAAGCTTTTACAAATATCGGATTGGCGGTTGTGGTTAACACATTGGTGTTAAGCATCCAAGAAACGCTGCTGAGACCTGTATTTGTATTGGTTGCAGTAAGACTAACAGAGTCTCCGTTGCATACAGTACTACTGCCCGCTGCGGTTAATGATGGACTGGGTGCCGTGTGCAAAGACAAGCTTATTGAACTGCTAGAGGTAGCTGTACAACCGCCGTTATTAATCACCTCTGCCGTATAAGTGCCTGCACCGCTAATATATAAGAATGAGTCAGTTCCTGTACTGATATTATTTCCATTCAATTTCCACTGATAGGTAAATGAACCTGTATCCTGAGGCGAAACACTTACTCTCATGCTATCACCAGGGCAAATTGTAGAACTTGCGTTACCGTTCAAGGTAGGAATAGTAGGAATTGGTTTGTATGCAACCACCACTGCTGTCGAGGTGCTTTTACAACCATTGGCATTGGTAACTTTCACGGAATAAGAACCATTGGTAAATACTGTTAAGCTGCTGGCAACTGCTCCACTTATTACATTCCCGTTTTGCATCCACTCATAGGTATAGCTTGCGTTATTGATCGCATCTATATAAACAGTATCCATGCCGCAAGCTGTTGGATTGCCTTTTAGCGTAACACTTGCATTTGGCAATGAGTCTATTATAATATTTGCTGCCGCAGATGCTGTTAAACAACCATTTGTATTGGTTATTGATACTTGATAATTACCTGTTGCTTTTGCATAGTAAACAGAATCTGTAGCACCATTAATGCTAGTTGCGTTCATCCACCATTGGTAAGTTAAACCACTTCCGGGTGTTGTGCTAAGTTTAAGACTATCACCCATACATTTGATACCCGTGCCTATATATGAAACATTGGCAGTGGGTCTAGAATATACCGTAAGTTTTGAAGAACTGGAAAGTGCTGCACAACCTGATGCCTTATCTTGCACCACTACCATATAAGTGCCCGATGTTTTTGCATAATATATGGAATCGGTAGCACCTTGTATTACTGTATTATTGAACAACCATTGGTAGTTATTCGCACTACCACCCTGGGCGGTAAGTGCTGAACTATCGCCTTGGCAGAAAGTAATTTGACCCACGCTAAAAGCCGCGGTGGGGGCGGTACCCACTTTTATGGTGATGGTATCTGAATTTAGGTCGCAACCACTATAATAGTTATCTGCAACATTGAGGTAGTAATCTCCAGCTTGTGTAGCATAGAACACCGAGTCGGTGGCACCACTAACAGGAGAACCATTAAAATACCACTGGAAATCGCTGGTATTTTTACTGTCAACGCCCGAGAGTTTGATGGAATCGTTAGCACATATACTTGTTGTGGGTAGAAATGATAAAATGGGAACTGGGTTAGTTTCATCAAAGCTCAAGTTCTGCAAAGTATCGTTAAAACCATTAGAGTCGTTGTGGTAACTGATATAAGGTCGGATATAATAAGTGCCAATGTCGGACATGTCGAACTTGTTAGTGATATCAATGGTCATTGCATCCTTAGGGTTAAATTTACTACCCGTTACGGCCACAGGACCATAAGTAATTATATTGCTATTTGGGTCGGTCACTTCTGCGGCCACCCATGCAGTATCTTTAGTGAGGTCTATGGTGTCAATACCCATGTTCTTAATGGAGACTGATATGGTCTGATTGTATCCGCCCAAGCAAGCTACCGCAACGGGCGATAAAAGTTTGTTGAGCGAGAAGTCCTGCAAGGTCTTGGCGTTATACTCATCTGCACCTATGTCGGGCGTTGTGCTGCTGCGGCTGTCGTCGTCTATGTCTACAGAAACTCCCAGAGCATCACCACGGTTGTCTAATTGAGTACCCGAGGCATGAAGGTCGGATGCAGAGTAATGGTAAGGGTCGCCGTCAACAGACTGGCCTCCCCCTCCGCTAGGATATGCTACTTGGTAGTTGGTAGTATTATAACTCTTTGCTCCTAAAAGTACAAGACTTGTATCTGCTGCATTATAATAGTTATTATAGTTTACGCTGTCGGGGAGAGTTGAGTTTCCTGTGATCTCCATGGCAACTGCGTTTACTGCTTTTGCATTGTTGATGGCAAAAGTATTGTTTTTGAACTGAGTTCTTAACATATAGCCTGTTACATAAAGAGCTCTGTGTGAAGACCCGGTGGCCGTAGCTATTGAAACAGTATTGTGAAAATAATTCCAGTAATAACCCTGATTAATATGGATACCGTAAACTATGCCAGTACTTGTAAAATTCCCTCCTACCATATTGTTGAACAATTCTCCACGAGCTACATTGCCTCCATATACATATTGAATGAAGATGCCGTACTGGCCAACATTATTAATAAAGTTGCCTTTTACTTCGTAGTATGCTCCAGATACATTTGAGGTAGCGTTACTGTTATATATATAGATACCTGCAGAATTGTTCGCACTGCCCGAACGGTTCTGTACCTTGTTGTTCAATATTTTTTCAGCATGGCTGCTGGTAGCATATATGCCAGCATAATATGCGTTGCTTATGTCGTTATTTCTTATATAAGTAATACTTGAAGCTATATTCGAGTTGGAATGAATACCATAATATCCTCCTATTATAATATTGCTGTCAATATAGTTTGCGTCGTTCGAGCCAGCAGAATTTATAGTGGTGGCATTACCATTAATTACCAATGCGGCAAAATTAGTTCCTGTAGCAGTGGCAGCCGATCCGCTGCATTCTATTTTGCACTTGGCAAATTTGTTGAAACTTGAGTTCAAAATGTTAACAGCCCATGCATTGCTTCCGCTGCTGGCCTGGATACCCATGTCGCGGAAAGTAACATATTTGGAAGATGACAACCTAAGTGTATGAGGTGCGGCTGCCGAGCCAGAAAAGGTAAGTATTGTGCTATCGACACCGTGTCCGATGAAGGTTATAGTATTGGTGCTTGAAACACCATTCACCACCCCAATTTCTACTTGCTCTGTAAAAGTGTCAGCCGAAACATCGAAAACAACAGCACCATTAATACCGCTGCACATCAATTGAGAAACAGCAGACTTGAAAGAAATGAAATTAGTAGTTGATGCCGAATTTTTAGAATTGATTGTGTAATTTCCTGACATTACTACACAAAAAGTTTTTTGAACTGTATCATTCCAATAAAAAGAATCGCCTGCTCGAGCAGTATACACTTTTATATTATTGGCACCTGAACCTATGGTAATATTATTGGTGAAAGTAACTGTGGCAGTATCGCATATTTGCAAAGCGGGGCTGAAAGTAAATGTTTCACTATCGGCTGCATTTCCGTTAAGTTTATAATATACTTTTAAACTAGAAACAGAATCGGATCCGCTATTTTTAATTAAAACAGATAAAGGCTGAGAGCCTGCGGAAACAGGAAATATTGGCGTAAGTAACTGCATAACTGCTATATCAGTTTGAGGTGCTGAGGTATTTTCATCTGCTCCAATATCTGGAGGATTATTGCGGGTTTGTCCATCTATATCTGAGTTCACACTAAGATTAACACCATCGTTACACACATTTTTTATATGCAAATCGGTATTGGAAACAAAGGCGGGGACTTCAAAGAACGATGATATACCGGCTCCATTCGGATAAGCCGCAGCAGATAAATTACTAGCTTGATAATTAGTTCCTCCTATTCGCATCACATTAGAATTTGTGGAATACAATATATTATTATCAAAAGCTGATATAGCATTGTTGTTATTGATATCAGCCGCATAATTTGCACCACCTGTTTGAGCATTGGCAAGTATATTGTTTCTAAAATCTATGCTATTGGTTCCTCCATATACCGAGAAACAAAAACTATTGGTAGCAGTACCAGTCATATAAAATGAATTGTGGTAAATTTTCCAATTCTGTCCATACATATTGATGCAACCTGCTGTATTGGTATTATTGAATGCCCCGCCGAAGAAATTATTAAATATCTCCCCAGAAGTATTCACATTGGGCCCACCTTGAGAGGTAAGTATATATATATGATACTGACCCGTACGCAAAAATATATTTTCTTTTATTTCATGAAAATAACCACTTGATGGAGTTCCGTTAATTAAATATATACAAGAAGAATTGCTATTTCCTGTAGCAAGTTCAAAAGTATTGCCTATAATTTTATTGGTTGAAATACTGCTGCTATTTTGATAAATTCCATAATAATACGCATTCTGCAACTTATTGCGTCTGATATAGTTTACCACAGAACCATTGTTACCTGCATGAGTAAT
This window of the Bacteroidota bacterium genome carries:
- a CDS encoding GEVED domain-containing protein, which produces MKRKFTKINGFIRVALMLLFILNFSQSKAQCYSQPNYCIPSTTNVAGYSIGLQNVTLGSAVNNSTTATGNSPNYFDYTHMAVSGVPGTVINFSIKNGTGNSTRGRIFIDWDLDGTFSTSAPELVWTSPTTTANAVVSDTFSIPVGTAAGVYRIRVTGDFGGGSSPNPCSTGYGEQEDYSLVVTSSTKDGLAYAHVSPTSFYVGNDTIRFSMFNLTDTNMTSVDIGYQLDNNAAVTQSLSGLNIAADSMYTAKFDTLLNISTAGTYTIKVWLNNVNGGGTQTANNDTICRTFVICTTPLSGSYTIDSNGSGSTNFLTFNDAVVKLTNCGISGPVVFNIAADTFNEQISIPLISGTSSTNTITFEGVDTTSTMLTYDGVAGAAHTVLLKGSQYINFRNMRIRASGVTYAVAMFLSNANNNTVRSCVLELNKATTSNNSAGVVFSGSKTAFAGTSNCNNNYIDSNRITGGYYNITHAGNNGSVVNYIRRNKLQNAYYYGIYQNSSSISTNKIIGNTFELATGNSNSSCIYLINGTPSSGYFHEIKENIFLRTGQYHIYILTSQGGPNVNTSGEIFNNFFGGAFNNTNTAGCINMYGQNWKIYHNSFYMTGTATNSFCFSVYGGTNSIDFRNNILANAQTGGANYAADINNNNAISAFDNNILYSTNSNVMRIGGTNYQASNLSAAAYPNGAGISSFFEVPAFVSNTDLHIKNVCNDGVNLSVNSDIDGQTRNNPPDIGADENTSAPQTDIAVMQLLTPIFPVSAGSQPLSVLIKNSGSDSVSSLKVYYKLNGNAADSETFTFSPALQICDTATVTFTNNITIGSGANNIKVYTARAGDSFYWNDTVQKTFCVVMSGNYTINSKNSASTTNFISFKSAVSQLMCSGINGAVVFDVSADTFTEQVEIGVVNGVSSTNTITFIGHGVDSTILTFSGSAAAPHTLRLSSSKYVTFRDMGIQASSGSNAWAVNILNSSFNKFAKCKIECSGSAATATGTNFAALVINGNATTINSAGSNDANYIDSNIIIGGYYGIHSNSNIASSITYIRNNDISNAYYAGIYATSSHAEKILNNKVQNRSGSANNSAGIYIYNSNATSNVSGAYYEVKGNFINNVGQYGIFIQYVYGGNVARGELFNNMVGGNFTSTGIVYGIHINQGYYWNYFHNTVSIATATGSSHRALYVTGYMLRTQFKNNTFAINNAKAVNAVAMEITGNSTLPDSVNYNNYYNAADTSLVLLGAKSYNTTNYQVAYPSGGGGQSVDGDPYHYSASDLHASGTQLDNRGDALGVSVDIDDDSRSSTTPDIGADEYNAKTLQDFSLNKLLSPVAVACLGGYNQTISVSIKNMGIDTIDLTKDTAWVAAEVTDPNSNIITYGPVAVTGSKFNPKDAMTIDITNKFDMSDIGTYYIRPYISYHNDSNGFNDTLQNLSFDETNPVPILSFLPTTSICANDSIKLSGVDSKNTSDFQWYFNGSPVSGATDSVFYATQAGDYYLNVADNYYSGCDLNSDTITIKVGTAPTAAFSVGQITFCQGDSSALTAQGGSANNYQWLFNNTVIQGATDSIYYAKTSGTYMVVVQDKASGCAALSSSSKLTVYSRPTANVSYIGTGIKCMGDSLKLSTTPGSGLTYQWWMNATSINGATDSVYYAKATGNYQVSITNTNGCLTASAAANIIIDSLPNASVTLKGNPTACGMDTVYIDAINNASYTYEWMQNGNVISGAVASSLTVFTNGSYSVKVTNANGCKSTSTAVVVAYKPIPTIPTLNGNASSTICPGDSMRVSVSPQDTGSFTYQWKLNGNNISTGTDSFLYISGAGTYTAEVINNGGCTATSSSSISLSLHTAPSPSLTAAGSSTVCNGDSVSLTATNTNTGLSSVSWMLNTNVLTTTANPIFVKASGPYTAKITDNNGCKATTAAVNVFVNPLPVPTITQDIPNNELSTTAFSTYQWYKNGVAITGATTQKLKVYSNGDYTVEVTDANGCKGMSVKSTVVWGGVIATTNNLLVKVYPNPSQGVFNIEMPAGVEVKQLYITDIAGKQIVVTVSYLNKNIYTVDLSDKAAGVYILHLAKGEQSSTVRLIKY